A genome region from Ralstonia solanacearum K60 includes the following:
- a CDS encoding PD-(D/E)XK nuclease family protein: MQTLAFAPGPAFLSHAADAAWRFFDAHAAQAPGTGVVVVPTAAQIPGVRGALHASAQAGGVPRLLPRILTLGHWLLDLPPEPGLPAARSPLSRLLAVQQALKTQAWLREALGAQDDAALWGVAQVLVTVSDELSQRWLTLDAADSETDGRHDALEAALSAALERTYAQLSERFLGTESRIVLTFWRLLSGASDPIPVRLRAMRRLIDALRGPLVWMSPTDPEGADLDFLMRAAGRVPVLRIGYDWQSREPAPEVAPPATHAAFRNLLLHAWSECGTAAQLAPEASAEAERPPPGLRIAGAARFEDEAAFAAHTLVDWLNAGRRSLALVAQDRIVARRVRALLARVNVPVRDETGWKLSTTRAAAALMRWLDVVQGDGDTAALLDLLKSPFCLREADAPSSVAPDWVAELERRVRRRNVSGGWGRLRRLVAQRDTDAEGADASDATDAGPLAGRLAERLGLLADEAALWRRAGHATLEAWVTLLAGTLDRLRMRAGLQNDDAGRQLLDWLDRLRVSVHGGADAGARFSLQEWRALLSMLLESAVFSEPAPPADRRVVILPLNGARMRRFDGVVVVGCDDAQLPSAQPEWLFFSNDVRRELGLPDRAQRFAQQARDLAEVLLNQPEVVLTWQRHGGRGEPNRLSGWLERLQRRLAVAGMRIDAPVVLPALQTASRPTDMPAPAAPALVPATLSAAAYNSLRRCPYQFFVGRMLRLGELGEVSDELEKRDVGELLHAILHRFHRRLLDTPMADPADRLALLQSLTDERFGSLLAEDGHALRFYRRWQNVMPSYLAWQAAREAQGWRFEAGEVDADTSIALPGGQALRLRGRIDRIDTHPEHGVAVLDYKTQSPVALARKAKTPFEDCQLPFYGLLDARAAVGGWVSLDGEARGDKRETGLPDFTEVLDWLTEQMGKDMTALAAGAPLPAFGDESACRYCAARGLCRKGYWTAGAPREPQPETEGQP; this comes from the coding sequence ATGCAGACGCTTGCTTTCGCGCCCGGCCCAGCATTCCTGTCGCACGCCGCCGATGCCGCGTGGCGCTTCTTCGACGCCCATGCCGCGCAGGCCCCAGGCACCGGGGTGGTCGTGGTGCCGACCGCCGCGCAGATTCCCGGCGTGCGTGGCGCCCTGCATGCCAGTGCCCAGGCGGGCGGCGTGCCGCGCCTGCTGCCGCGCATCCTGACGCTGGGGCACTGGTTGCTCGACCTGCCGCCGGAGCCGGGCCTGCCCGCCGCGCGCAGCCCGCTGTCGCGCCTGCTGGCAGTGCAGCAGGCGCTGAAGACGCAGGCATGGCTGCGCGAGGCGCTGGGCGCCCAGGACGATGCGGCCTTATGGGGCGTGGCGCAGGTGCTGGTGACGGTCTCGGACGAGCTGTCGCAACGCTGGCTCACGCTCGATGCCGCCGACAGCGAGACCGACGGGCGGCACGACGCGCTGGAGGCGGCACTGTCCGCCGCGCTCGAGCGCACCTACGCGCAATTGTCCGAGCGTTTTCTCGGGACCGAGTCGCGCATCGTGCTGACATTCTGGCGGCTGCTGTCGGGCGCATCCGATCCGATCCCGGTGCGGTTGCGCGCCATGCGGCGCCTGATCGACGCACTGCGCGGTCCGCTGGTCTGGATGAGTCCGACCGATCCCGAAGGGGCCGATCTCGATTTCCTGATGCGCGCGGCCGGTCGCGTGCCGGTGCTGCGCATCGGCTACGACTGGCAGTCGCGCGAGCCGGCTCCGGAGGTGGCCCCGCCCGCGACGCACGCCGCGTTCCGCAACCTGCTGCTGCACGCCTGGTCCGAATGCGGCACGGCCGCCCAACTGGCACCGGAGGCATCTGCTGAAGCGGAGCGGCCGCCGCCCGGGCTGCGCATCGCCGGCGCGGCCCGCTTTGAGGACGAGGCTGCCTTTGCTGCCCACACGCTGGTCGACTGGCTCAACGCCGGTCGCCGCTCGCTGGCGCTGGTGGCGCAGGACCGCATCGTCGCGCGCCGGGTGCGCGCGCTGCTGGCCCGCGTGAACGTGCCGGTGCGGGACGAGACCGGCTGGAAGCTGTCCACCACCCGCGCCGCCGCCGCGCTGATGCGCTGGCTCGATGTGGTGCAGGGCGATGGCGATACGGCCGCGCTGCTCGATCTGCTCAAGAGCCCGTTCTGCCTGCGCGAGGCCGATGCGCCGTCATCAGTCGCGCCGGACTGGGTGGCTGAACTGGAGCGCCGCGTGCGCCGGCGCAACGTGTCGGGCGGGTGGGGGCGCTTGCGTCGCCTGGTCGCGCAGCGGGACACGGATGCCGAGGGCGCGGATGCATCCGATGCTACCGATGCCGGGCCGTTGGCCGGCCGCCTGGCCGAGCGCCTCGGCCTGCTCGCCGACGAAGCCGCACTGTGGCGCCGCGCCGGCCATGCCACGCTGGAAGCGTGGGTCACGCTACTGGCCGGTACCCTGGACCGCCTGCGCATGCGCGCCGGTCTGCAGAACGACGACGCTGGCCGCCAGTTGCTCGATTGGCTCGACCGCCTGCGCGTCTCGGTGCACGGCGGTGCCGATGCCGGCGCGCGCTTCTCGCTGCAGGAGTGGCGCGCGCTGCTGTCGATGCTGCTGGAGTCGGCTGTCTTCAGCGAGCCCGCGCCGCCGGCCGATCGCCGGGTCGTGATCCTGCCGCTCAACGGCGCGCGCATGCGCCGTTTCGACGGCGTGGTGGTGGTCGGCTGTGACGATGCGCAACTGCCGTCCGCGCAGCCCGAATGGCTGTTCTTCTCCAACGATGTCCGCCGCGAGCTGGGCCTGCCCGATCGCGCCCAGCGCTTTGCCCAGCAGGCCCGCGACCTCGCCGAGGTGCTGCTGAACCAGCCCGAGGTCGTGCTGACCTGGCAGCGCCACGGCGGCCGCGGCGAGCCCAACCGCCTGTCGGGATGGCTCGAGCGTCTGCAGCGCCGCCTGGCCGTGGCCGGCATGCGCATCGATGCGCCGGTCGTGCTGCCCGCACTGCAGACGGCCAGCCGGCCGACCGATATGCCCGCACCGGCCGCGCCCGCGCTGGTGCCCGCCACGCTGAGCGCGGCCGCCTACAACAGCCTGCGCCGCTGTCCCTACCAGTTCTTCGTCGGGCGCATGCTGCGGCTGGGCGAACTGGGGGAGGTGTCCGACGAACTGGAGAAGCGCGACGTCGGCGAACTGCTGCACGCGATCCTGCATCGCTTCCATCGCCGGTTGCTCGACACACCGATGGCCGATCCGGCCGACCGCCTTGCGCTGCTGCAGTCGCTCACCGACGAGCGCTTCGGCTCGCTGCTGGCCGAGGACGGGCATGCGCTGCGCTTTTATCGCCGCTGGCAGAACGTGATGCCGTCCTACCTGGCCTGGCAGGCGGCGCGCGAGGCGCAGGGCTGGCGCTTCGAGGCTGGCGAGGTCGATGCCGATACGTCGATCGCATTGCCCGGTGGTCAGGCATTGCGTTTGCGCGGACGTATCGACCGCATCGACACGCACCCCGAACACGGCGTGGCGGTGCTGGACTACAAGACGCAATCGCCGGTCGCCCTGGCACGCAAGGCGAAGACGCCGTTCGAGGATTGCCAACTCCCGTTCTACGGCCTGCTCGATGCGCGCGCGGCGGTGGGCGGCTGGGTCTCGCTCGACGGCGAGGCGCGCGGTGACAAGCGCGAGACCGGCCTGCCGGATTTCACCGAGGTGCTCGACTGGCTGACCGAACAGATGGGCAAGGACATGACCGCGCTGGCCGCCGGCGCGCCGCTGCCGGCATTCGGCGATGAATCCGCGTGCCGCTATTGCGCCGCGCGCGGCCTGTGCCGCAAGGGCTACTGGACCGCCGGCGCACCGCGCGAACCGCAGCCGGAAACGGAGGGGCAGCCGTGA
- the trxA gene encoding thioredoxin TrxA, whose amino-acid sequence MSEQIKYVSDASFEADVLKSDKPVLVDFWAEWCGPCKMIAPILDEVSKDYADKVQIAKLNVDENAGVPAKFGIRGIPTLILFKNGAVAAQKVGALSKSQLTAFLDSHL is encoded by the coding sequence ATGAGCGAACAGATCAAGTATGTGAGCGACGCGTCCTTCGAAGCCGACGTGCTCAAGTCCGACAAACCCGTGCTCGTCGATTTCTGGGCGGAGTGGTGCGGCCCCTGCAAGATGATCGCCCCGATCCTCGACGAAGTCTCGAAGGACTACGCTGACAAGGTGCAGATCGCCAAGCTCAACGTCGATGAGAACGCAGGCGTTCCGGCCAAGTTCGGCATCCGCGGCATCCCGACGCTGATCCTGTTCAAGAACGGCGCCGTGGCTGCGCAGAAGGTGGGCGCACTGTCCAAGTCGCAGTTGACCGCCTTCCTGGACAGCCACCTCTAA
- the rho gene encoding transcription termination factor Rho: MHLTELKSLHVSQLLEMAGQLEIDNAQRMRKQELMFAILKKKAKQGETIFGDGTLEVLPDGFGFLRSPETSYLASTDDIYISPSQIRRFNLHTGDTIEGEVRTPKDGERYFALVKVDKVNTQPPEAVKNRIMFENLTPLHPNRTLTLERDIKAEENITGRIIDMIAPIGRGQRALLVASPKSGKTVMLQHIAHAITANHPEAELFVLLIDERPEEVTEMQRTVRGEVVASTFDEPAVRHVQVAEMVIEKAKRLVELKKDVVIVLDSITRLARAYNTVVPTSGKVLTGGVDANALQRPKRFFGAARNLEEGGSLTIIGTALIETGSRMDDVIYEEFKGTGNMEVHLERRLAEKRVYPAINLNKSGTRREELLIKPDILQKVWILRKFIHDMDEVEAMEFLLDKLKSTKNNAEFFDMMRRGG; this comes from the coding sequence ATGCATCTGACAGAACTGAAATCCCTGCATGTGTCCCAATTGCTGGAAATGGCCGGACAGCTGGAGATCGACAACGCGCAGCGCATGCGCAAACAGGAACTGATGTTTGCCATCCTGAAAAAGAAGGCAAAACAGGGGGAAACGATTTTCGGCGACGGTACGCTGGAAGTGCTCCCCGACGGCTTCGGCTTTCTGCGTTCGCCGGAAACCTCGTACCTGGCGAGCACGGACGACATCTACATCAGCCCGTCGCAGATCCGCCGCTTCAACCTGCATACCGGCGACACCATCGAAGGCGAAGTCCGCACGCCCAAGGACGGCGAGCGCTACTTCGCGCTGGTGAAGGTCGACAAGGTCAACACCCAGCCTCCTGAAGCGGTCAAGAACCGCATCATGTTCGAGAACCTGACGCCGCTGCATCCGAACCGCACGCTCACGCTCGAACGCGACATCAAGGCCGAAGAGAACATCACCGGCCGTATCATCGACATGATCGCCCCAATCGGCCGCGGCCAGCGCGCGCTGCTGGTGGCAAGCCCCAAGTCGGGCAAGACCGTGATGCTGCAGCACATCGCGCATGCCATCACGGCCAACCATCCGGAAGCCGAGCTGTTCGTGCTGCTGATCGACGAGCGTCCGGAAGAAGTGACCGAGATGCAGCGCACCGTGCGCGGCGAAGTGGTGGCCTCCACCTTCGACGAACCGGCCGTGCGCCACGTGCAGGTCGCGGAGATGGTGATCGAGAAAGCCAAGCGCCTGGTCGAACTGAAGAAGGACGTGGTGATCGTGCTGGACTCGATCACGCGCCTGGCCCGCGCCTACAACACCGTGGTACCGACCTCCGGCAAGGTGCTGACCGGCGGCGTGGATGCCAACGCCCTGCAGCGCCCGAAGCGCTTCTTCGGCGCCGCGCGCAACCTGGAGGAAGGCGGCTCGCTGACCATCATCGGCACGGCGCTGATCGAAACCGGCAGCCGCATGGACGACGTGATCTACGAAGAGTTCAAGGGCACCGGCAACATGGAAGTGCACCTGGAGCGCCGCCTGGCCGAGAAGCGCGTCTACCCCGCCATCAATCTGAACAAGTCGGGCACGCGCCGCGAAGAGCTGCTGATCAAGCCGGACATCCTGCAGAAGGTGTGGATCCTGCGCAAGTTCATCCACGACATGGACGAAGTCGAGGCGATGGAATTCCTGCTCGACAAGCTCAAGTCCACGAAGAACAACGCCGAGTTCTTCGACATGATGCGACGTGGCGGCTGA
- a CDS encoding sigma-54 dependent transcriptional regulator gives MREEPLECTGACRTVVVASRAGMGEISEAVLGADWHVRHVSSVRELGCTIRDGVPKAGLIDFGSAFSSAELDLLEHCLQVPHVGWVAALPLSMLSHERVRQLVRDYCVDYVQMPLRIEEAGYSLRHAWGMAALAQEAPTPKISNARMLGECSSMQNLFRAIRKVAQNSAPAFIAGESGTGKELTAQAIHEASARSGGPFIAINCGAIPPHLIQSELFGYEKGAFTGAHQRHIGWVERANGGTLFLDEIGDLPLESQVSLLRFLQQGTITRLSGHQAIPLDIRIISATHVDLEAAQHHGGFRTDLFHRLCVLTLSVPPLRERGSDIVLLAEHILAQHANEASHRIRGFTPCALHAMMHYPWPGNVRELINRVRRALVMTDNRKISAADLHLEGYASISGQTLEEAREGAESDAIRTAIARNGFHMGMTARELAVSRVTLYRLMQKHGIRAEHPLHQPIS, from the coding sequence ATGCGCGAAGAGCCGCTGGAATGTACGGGTGCGTGCCGAACCGTTGTGGTTGCATCGCGCGCCGGCATGGGGGAGATCAGTGAAGCCGTGCTGGGAGCGGATTGGCATGTCCGGCATGTCAGTTCGGTGCGCGAGCTCGGGTGTACCATCCGGGACGGTGTGCCGAAAGCCGGGTTGATCGACTTCGGCAGCGCGTTCTCGTCCGCCGAACTGGATCTGCTGGAACACTGCCTGCAGGTGCCGCACGTGGGCTGGGTGGCTGCCCTGCCGCTTTCCATGCTGAGCCACGAGCGCGTGCGCCAATTGGTACGCGACTATTGTGTCGACTACGTCCAGATGCCGCTGCGCATCGAGGAAGCCGGGTACTCGCTGCGGCATGCGTGGGGCATGGCCGCGCTGGCGCAGGAGGCCCCCACCCCCAAGATCAGCAATGCGCGCATGCTCGGCGAATGCTCGTCCATGCAGAATCTGTTCCGGGCCATCCGCAAGGTCGCACAGAACAGCGCGCCCGCCTTCATCGCCGGCGAATCGGGCACCGGCAAGGAACTGACGGCGCAGGCCATCCACGAGGCCTCGGCGCGCTCGGGCGGGCCTTTCATCGCCATCAACTGCGGCGCCATCCCGCCGCACCTGATCCAGTCCGAACTGTTCGGCTACGAAAAAGGGGCCTTCACCGGCGCGCACCAGCGCCATATCGGCTGGGTCGAGCGCGCCAACGGCGGCACGCTGTTCCTCGATGAGATCGGCGACCTGCCGCTGGAAAGCCAGGTGAGCCTGTTGCGCTTCCTGCAGCAAGGCACCATCACCCGGCTCAGCGGACACCAAGCGATTCCGCTGGACATCCGCATCATCTCGGCCACGCACGTGGACCTGGAGGCCGCGCAGCATCACGGCGGCTTCCGCACTGACCTGTTCCACCGGCTGTGCGTGCTGACGCTATCGGTGCCGCCGCTGCGCGAGCGCGGCAGCGACATCGTGCTGCTCGCCGAGCATATCCTGGCCCAGCACGCCAACGAGGCTTCGCACCGCATCCGCGGCTTCACGCCCTGCGCGCTGCACGCGATGATGCACTACCCGTGGCCGGGCAACGTGCGCGAACTGATCAACCGTGTCCGCCGCGCACTGGTGATGACGGACAACCGCAAGATCTCCGCCGCCGACCTGCACCTGGAAGGCTATGCGTCGATCTCCGGCCAGACGCTGGAAGAAGCGCGCGAAGGCGCGGAGTCCGACGCGATCCGCACCGCCATCGCCCGCAACGGCTTCCACATGGGCATGACGGCGCGCGAGCTGGCGGTGTCCCGCGTGACACTGTACCGGCTGATGCAGAAGCACGGCATCCGCGCCGAACACCCGCTGCATCAACCGATCTCGTAA